A part of Anabas testudineus chromosome 7, fAnaTes1.2, whole genome shotgun sequence genomic DNA contains:
- the LOC113167000 gene encoding cytochrome c oxidase subunit 4 isoform 2, mitochondrial: MIYLSAGRVGSFLARRATAALSTGSARMASHGHEVAESVDMSLPMYCDRVDTPLPDRPYKAELTTADKSLKQKEKGPWNQLSKEEKLALYRMKFCQTYSEMRRPSDEWKTVIGGALIFLGFTGLVVWWQRVYVYPPRPRSFEPEWQAQQLQRMLDMRMNPVQGLSSTWDYEKGQWK, encoded by the exons ATGATCTACCTGAGCGCAGGGCGCGTGGGGAGCTTCCTGGCCAGGCGCGCGACTGCTGCGCTGAGCACCGGCAGCGCGAGGATGGCGAGTCACGGTCACG AGGTGGCAGAGAGCGTGGACATGTCTCTGCCGATGTACTGCGACCGTGTGGACACCCCTCTGCCCGACAGACCCTACAAAGCCGAACTGACCACTGCTGACAAGAGCCtgaaacagaaggagaaggGGCCCTGGAACCAGCTGAGCAAGGAGGAGAAGCTTGCCT TGTATCGGATGAAGTTCTGTCAGACCTACTCGGAGATGAGGCGGCCATCAGACGAGTGGAAGACTGTGATCGGGGGTGCCTTGATTTTCCTGGGCTTCACGGGCCTGGTGGTCTGGTGGCAGAGAGTCTACG tCTACCCTCCACGCCCCAGGAGCTTTGAGCCCGAGTGGCAGGcccagcagctgcagaggatgTTGGACATGAGGATGAACCCCGTCCAGGGCTTGTCCTCCACCTGGGACTATGAGAAGGGCCAGTGGAAGTGA